Proteins encoded together in one Pongo abelii isolate AG06213 chromosome 8, NHGRI_mPonAbe1-v2.0_pri, whole genome shotgun sequence window:
- the HNRNPF gene encoding heterogeneous nuclear ribonucleoprotein F: protein MMLGPEGGEGFVVKLRGLPWSCSVEDVQNFLSDCTIHDGAAGVHFIYTREGRQSGEAFVELGSEDDVKMALKKDRESMGHRYIEVFKSHRTEMDWVLKHSGPNSADSANDGFVRLRGLPFGCTKEEIVQFFSGLEIVPNGITLPVDPEGKITGEAFVQFASQELAEKALGKHKERIGHRYIEVFKSSQEEVRSYSDPPLKFMSVQRPGPYDRPGTARRYIGIVKQAGLERMRPGAYSTGYGGYEEYSGLSDGYGFTTDLFGRDLSYCLSGMYDHRYGDSEFTVQSTTGHCVHMRGLPYKATENDIYNFFSPLNPVRVHIEIGPDGRVTGEADVEFATHEEAVAAMSKDRANMQHRYIELFLNSTTGASNGAYSSQVMQGMGVSAAQATYSGLESQSVSGCYGAGYSGQNSMGGYD from the coding sequence ATGATGCTGGGCCCTGAGGGAGGTGAAGGCTTTGTGGTCAAGCTCCGTGGCCTGCCCTGGTCCTGCTCTGTTGAGGACGTGCAGAACTTCCTTTCTGACTGCACGATTCATGATGGGGCCGCAGGTGTCCATTTCATCTACACTAGAGAGGGCAGGCAGAGTGGTGAGGCTTTTGTTGAACTTGGATCAGAAGATGATGTAAAAATGGCCCTGAAAAAAGACAGGGAAAGCATGGGACACCGGTACATTGAGGTGTTCAAGTCCCACAGAACCGAGATGGATTGGGTGTTGAAGCACAGTGGTCCCAACAGTGCCGACAGCGCCAATGATGGCTTCGTGCGGCTTCGAGGACTCCCATTTGGATGCACAAAGGAAGAAATTGTTCAGTTCTTCTCAGGGTTGGAGATCGTGCCAAACGGGATCACATTGCCTGTGGACCCCGAAGGCAAGATTACAGGGGAAGCGTTCGTGCAGTTTGCCTCGCAGGAGTTAGCTGAGAAGGCTCTAGGGAAACACAAGGAGAGGATAGGGCACAGGTACATTGAGGTGTTTAAGAGCAGCCAGGAGGAAGTTAGATCATACTCAGATCCCCCTCTGAAGTTCATGTCCGTGCAGCGGCCAGGGCCCTATGACCGGCCCGGGACTGCCAGAAGGTACATTGGCATCGTGAAGCAGGCAGGCCTGGAAAGGATGAGGCCTGGTGCCTACAGCACAGGCTACGGGGGCTATGAGGAGTACAGTGGCCTCAGTGATGGCTACGGCTTCACCACTGACCTGTTCGGGAGAGACCTCAGCTACTGTCTCTCCGGAATGTATGACCACAGATACGGCGACAGTGAGTTCACAGTGCAGAGCACCACAGGCCACTGTGTCCATATGAGGGGCCTGCCGTACAAAGCGACCGAGAACGACATTTACAACTTCTTCTCTCCTCTCAACCCTGTGAGAGTCCATATTGAGATCGGCCCAGATGGAAGAGTGACGGGCGAAGCAGATGTTGAGTTTGCTACTCATGAAGAAGCTGTGGCAGCTATGTCCAAAGACAGGGCCAATATGCAGCACAGATACATAGAACTCTTCTTGAATTCAACAACAGGGGCCAGCAATGGGGCGTATAGCAGCCAGGTGATGCAAGGCATGGGGGTGTCTGCCGCTCAGGCCACTTACAGTGGCCTGGAGAGCCAGTCAGTGAGTGGCTGTTATGGGGCCGGCTACAGTGGGCAGAACAGCATGGGTGGCTATGACTAG